One genomic segment of Marinitoga sp. 38H-ov includes these proteins:
- a CDS encoding ferritin family protein: MKKGIIGILNYALAKEIEGREFYKMKMESLSNQELKQIFHSLANMEQGHVEYIKRLIERYENDESLIVEFEESEENIFEKRELEEITGGTVSNMTLDLTVLKMGYMIEDDFMKFYLKAAESVDNKEAKELFLKLAKWEEHHRDTLYDYYKILSDEYWTNMNFTPLY, encoded by the coding sequence ATGAAAAAAGGAATTATTGGAATTCTTAATTATGCGTTAGCAAAAGAAATTGAAGGTAGAGAATTTTATAAAATGAAAATGGAAAGTTTGTCTAATCAAGAATTAAAACAGATTTTCCACTCTTTAGCAAACATGGAACAAGGTCATGTGGAGTACATTAAAAGATTGATAGAAAGATATGAAAATGACGAATCTTTAATTGTTGAGTTTGAAGAATCAGAGGAAAATATATTTGAAAAAAGGGAATTAGAAGAAATTACAGGTGGAACTGTAAGTAATATGACTTTAGATTTAACAGTTTTGAAAATGGGATATATGATAGAAGATGATTTCATGAAATTCTATTTAAAAGCTGCAGAAAGTGTTGATAATAAAGAGGCTAAAGAATTATTCTTGAAATTAGCAAAATGGGAAGAACATCATAGAGATACATTGTATGATTATTACAAAATATTATCTGATGAATATTGGACAAATATGAATTTTACACCATTGTATTAA
- a CDS encoding thiamine pyrophosphate-dependent enzyme gives MKTLGEILISKEPITEILMGNHALVRAMLESGVKVVTSYPGSPTPEIAEGIKSIPQDKNPMYFEFSVNEKVATEVAFGAAMNGHLSTVFFKSVGINVAADSFVQLGLFDLQGGMVIVLGDDPGANSSQNEQDNRHFSKLSYIPMFEPNSPKEVYKMFKEAAKLAKDMHMPVILRLTTHVCHAKEKITFDKLEIEEYDFTPKFDHINAPHIPIAARALNMKKMALERLERFKEISNNSNFNEFICNGNKKRGIIVAGLPYLSLLDVLEYANEKVDILKIGIVNPLPEEKIIEFLKNHDEVKIIEELDDILEKDIKTIAYDNKLNTKIIGKVDIDDWIGEYKPDKVYKILKKTWSDILPDLELEKAEIELNPRPPQLCPGCGHRSAFHAIKYALKDTDITVADIGCHTLGYLEPYNMGQVLLSMGHSTSTAAGLSLFNKTRNVVAFLGDSTLFHAGIPGIINAIFNNHNLTLIIMENGTTAMTGHQDLPSIGKNINGPTEAIPIKKLLEGLGVNFIREVDTYQQAKLREYVIEAQKEEGLKVIIAKHPCMLKLTREQRRKGTFRNNKVEVTDKCDHQYVCISDFGCPAYQITEEGNVWVQEDLCIGDGSCIQTCPTNALSFKIVSKGDDKQ, from the coding sequence GTGAAAACTTTAGGTGAAATTTTAATTTCAAAAGAGCCAATTACTGAAATATTAATGGGCAATCATGCGTTAGTTAGAGCAATGTTAGAATCTGGAGTAAAAGTAGTTACTTCTTATCCAGGATCACCAACTCCAGAAATAGCTGAAGGAATTAAAAGTATTCCTCAAGATAAAAATCCAATGTATTTTGAATTTTCTGTCAATGAAAAAGTAGCTACAGAAGTAGCTTTTGGTGCAGCGATGAATGGGCATTTATCTACAGTGTTTTTTAAAAGTGTAGGTATAAATGTGGCTGCAGATTCTTTTGTTCAGTTGGGATTATTTGATTTACAAGGTGGTATGGTTATTGTTTTAGGTGATGATCCAGGTGCTAATTCTTCACAAAACGAACAAGATAATAGACATTTTTCAAAGCTTTCATATATTCCTATGTTTGAACCTAATTCACCCAAAGAAGTGTATAAAATGTTTAAAGAGGCTGCAAAACTTGCAAAAGACATGCATATGCCTGTTATTTTAAGGCTAACTACCCATGTTTGTCATGCTAAAGAAAAAATAACCTTTGATAAATTGGAAATAGAGGAATACGATTTTACTCCTAAATTTGATCACATAAATGCACCCCATATTCCAATTGCTGCTAGGGCATTGAATATGAAAAAGATGGCTTTAGAAAGATTAGAAAGATTTAAAGAAATATCAAATAATTCTAATTTTAATGAATTTATTTGCAATGGTAACAAAAAAAGAGGAATTATAGTTGCAGGTCTACCTTATCTTTCGTTGTTAGATGTATTAGAATATGCGAATGAAAAAGTAGATATATTAAAGATTGGGATAGTAAATCCATTGCCAGAAGAAAAAATAATTGAATTTTTGAAAAATCATGATGAAGTAAAAATTATTGAAGAATTAGATGATATTTTGGAAAAAGATATTAAAACAATTGCATATGATAATAAACTTAATACAAAAATTATAGGTAAAGTAGATATAGATGATTGGATTGGCGAATATAAACCTGATAAAGTATATAAAATATTAAAAAAGACATGGTCTGATATTTTGCCAGATTTAGAATTAGAAAAAGCAGAAATAGAATTAAATCCAAGGCCACCACAATTATGTCCTGGTTGTGGTCATCGATCAGCTTTCCATGCAATAAAATATGCTTTAAAAGATACAGATATAACTGTTGCTGATATAGGATGCCACACATTAGGATATTTAGAGCCATATAACATGGGACAAGTTTTACTTTCTATGGGGCATTCTACCTCTACTGCAGCTGGATTATCACTATTTAATAAAACTAGAAATGTAGTAGCCTTCTTAGGAGATTCAACATTATTCCATGCAGGTATTCCTGGTATTATAAATGCTATTTTTAATAACCATAATTTGACTTTAATTATTATGGAAAATGGAACAACAGCTATGACTGGACATCAAGATTTACCTTCAATAGGAAAAAATATTAATGGTCCTACCGAAGCAATACCTATAAAGAAGCTATTAGAGGGCTTAGGTGTTAACTTTATTAGGGAGGTAGATACATATCAACAAGCAAAATTGAGAGAATATGTAATTGAAGCACAGAAAGAAGAAGGTTTGAAAGTTATTATTGCAAAGCATCCATGTATGTTAAAATTAACCAGAGAACAAAGAAGGAAAGGAACTTTTAGAAATAATAAAGTAGAAGTTACTGATAAATGTGATCATCAATATGTTTGTATAAGTGATTTTGGATGTCCTGCATACCAAATAACTGAAGAAGGAAATGTGTGGGTACAAGAAGATTTGTGTATAGGAGATGGTTCATGTATTCAAACATGCCCTACAAATGCTCTAAGTTTTAAAATCGTATCAAAAGGGGATGATAAACAATGA